In the Acropora muricata isolate sample 2 chromosome 10, ASM3666990v1, whole genome shotgun sequence genome, one interval contains:
- the LOC136931293 gene encoding lysosomal acid glucosylceramidase-like — MTPVQLGVSVMAVLTFLSRSLVLVFLFPALVVNAVPFSPPKYSACHSKDFGFDGTVCVCSDEVGCDEFAKGSPLSDGEYAVYTSSKAGDRFNLKTGKIKKFLDGARYPDVEVSFTVNQTSRFQTILGFGGAFTDAAGLNILNISSTLQKKLLMSYFSQNGIEYSIGRIPMASCDFSTHPYSYDDNEGDFQMQNFSLTKEDLHLKIPLMLTAMNMSKRSIKFFGSPWAAPAWMKTNGKMQGAGMLRGIAGDKFHEAWALYFAKFLKGYEDKGVKIWGLTVQNEPSTGFIPGYAFQCMGFSATMERKFVNKDLGPTLAKFGYSDVKLMMLDDARIFVQGWADTMLSDPQTAKYISGIALHWYNEQLTSPNKLTAVHNKFPSHFLLNTEACTGWIGPSSERGVHLGEWSRGNKYSHSIIENLSHWSAGWVDWNLALNMRGGPNWVNNIVDSPIIVDAKNQAFYKQPMYYHLGHFSKFVPPGSQRISVTSSQYHSLEFIGFVTPQSNTILVVLNTQAKSASISIKDSKAGMIFDIIPAFSIQTYIW; from the exons ATGACTCCTGTGCAGCTAGGGGTGAGTGTCATGGCAGTTCTTACCTTTCTTTCTCGCAGTCTCGTTCTTGTCTTTTTATTTCCCGCTTTAGTGGTGAATGCAGTGCCGTTTTCACCACCCAAATACTCGGCCTGTCACAGCAAGGATTTTGGTTTCGACGGAACAGTTTGCGTGTGTTCAGATGAAGTTGGATGCGACGAATTTGCCAAAGGTTCTCCTTTGTCGGACGGGGAATACGCAGTTTATACGAGTTCTAAAGCCGGCGATCGTTTTAATTTGAAGACTGGAAAGATAAAAAAGTTTTTGGATGGAGCTAGATATCCTGATGTAGAAGTCAGTTTTACTGTAAATCAGACAAgccgttttcaaacaatacTTGGTTTTGGAGGAGCATTCACAG ATGCTGCAGGATTGAATATTTTGAACATCAGCAGCACTTTACAGAAGAAACTCCTTATGTCATATTTCTCTCAAAATGGCATTGAGTACTCAATTGGACGCATCCCTATGGCGAGCTGTGATTTCTCCACCCATCCTTACTCCTATGATGACAATGAAGGGGATTTTCAAATGCAGAACTTCAGCTTGACTAAAGAGGATTTGCACCTCAAGATTCCTCTGATGTTGACAGCCATGAATATGAGCAAACGGAGCATCAAATTCTTTGGAAGTCCATGGGCAGCTCCTGCTTGGATGAAGACTAATGGGAAAATGCAAGGGGCTGGCATGTTAAGAGGAATTGCTGGGGACAAGTTCCACGAAGCATGGGCATTGTATTTTGCCAAGTTCCTCAAAGGATATGAAGATAAGGGAGTGAAAATCTGGGGACTAACTGTGCAAAATGAGCCATCAACTGGGTTTATACCAGG ATATGCCTTTCAGTGCATGGGTTTTTCTGCGACGATGGAAAGGAAATTTGTTAACAAGGACCTTGGACCAACCCTAGCCAAGTTTGGCTATTCTGATGTTAAGCTTATGATGTTGGATGATGCCCGCATATTTGTACAAGGCTGGGCTGATACCATGCTCAGTGATCCTCAGACAGCAAAATATATATCTGGTATTGCACTTCACTGGTACAATGAACAACTAACATCTCCTAATAAACTGACAGCAGTACACAACAA ATTTCCAAGTCACTTTCTACTTAACACTGAGGCTTGTACTGGCTGGATAGGCCCATCCTCAGAGAGAGGAGTTCACCTTGGGGAATGGTCAAGAGGAAATAAATACAGTCACAGCATCATTGAG AATTTATCTCACTGGTCAGCGGGTTGGGTGGACTGGAATCTAGCACTGAATATGAGAGGTGGGCCAAACTGGGTGAACAATATTGTGGACTCACCAATTATAGTTGATGCAAAGAACCAAGCCTTTTACAAGCAG CCTATGTACTATCATCTTGGCCATTTCAGTAAGTTTGTTCCCCCAGGATCGCAAAGAATTTCAGTTACTTCTTCACAGTACCATTCCTTGGAATTCATTGGTTTTGTGACACCACAATCAAACACCATTTTGGTGGTTTTAAACACTCAGGCAAAGAGTGCATCCATCAGTATCAAGGACAGTAAAGCAGGAATGATATTTGATATAATTCCTGCATTTTCTATTCAAACTTACATTTGGTGa
- the LOC136887425 gene encoding protein PRRC1-like, producing the protein MDIAKEVESALEEEGYVKIDSTSPSTMTTTTLTSPVSSIEKTASLSSAFSPRSPEENRLTIPAQQQIRPGISSPVVSQGANSNESTGSSLSTWHSNENDQVDQLGGVWGWMSNAVSAGLQTTQNLGRNIVEKTKTSVESVITTLDPEMEDYMYGRDQSISLVITTEDSEVIEAIKDGFLQVFELVVAQAHPSVSSIAPLPVGFSAGVKGAQHRVANLVRGKKVLEKQVIIGVEEMIAEILPGKWFALTCLALNDPSTKLELEIFSQSIEIPKVYITKAEKGTPSNYHLRWSGLSQTLGEVILGSGQRHGDWHSKISGSSKRQILTVAARTLAGEFKDRLKTSAESLMENAMVM; encoded by the exons ATGGACATTGCTAAAGAAGTAGAAAGTGCGTTGGAAGAAGAAGGATACGTAAAAATCGACTCTACCTCGCCAAGCACTATGACGACTACAACGTTAACTTCTCCTGTTTCTTCCATCGAGAAAACGGCGAGTTTATCGTCAGCATTTTCGCCTCGATCCCCGGAAGAAAATAGGCTTACAATCCCAGCTCAACAGCAGATCAGACCAGGCATATCTTCGCCTGTTGTGTCACAAGGTGCAAATTCGAATGAATCAACGGGCTCATCTTTATCAACGTGGCACAGCAACGAAAATGATCAAGTTGATCAGTTAGGTGGAGTTTGGGGCTGGATGTCTAATGCTGTATCAGCTGGATTACAGACAACACAAAACCTAGGAAGAAATATTGTGGAGAAGACAAAG ACATCAGTTGAAAGTGTTATCACTACACTTGATCCAGAAATGGAAGATTATATGT ATGGAAGAGACCAATCTATATCCTTAGTTATAACAACAGAAGACTCAGAGGTAATTGAGGCAATAAAGGATGGTTTTCTGCAGGTGTTTGAGCTTGTTGTAGCGCAAGCACATCCTTCAGTTTCCAGCATTGCTCCCTTACCTGTGGGCTTCTCAGCAGGAGTTAAAGGTGCACAACACAGGGTAGCAAACCTTGTGCGGGGAAAGAAGGTTCTTGAGAAGCAGGTGATCATTGGTGTGGAGGAAATGATAGCAGAGATTTTACCTGGAAA GTGGTTTGCTTTGACATGTCTAGCCCTCAATGACCCAAGTACAAAATTAgaacttgaaatattttcacagtCGATTGAAATCCCTAAAGTCTACATCACCAAAGCAGAGAAAGGTACACCATCAAATTACCACTTGCGGTGGTCAGGCCTTTCACAAACTCTTGGAGAAGTCATTTTAGGATCAGGTCAACGTCATGGTGACTGGCATTCCAAAATTTCAG GTTCTTCAAAAAGGCAGATTCTTACAGTAGCAGCGAGGACATTGGCAGGGGAATTTAAAGATCGATTAAAGACAAGTGCCGAATCACTGATGGAGAACGCTATGGTTATGTGA
- the LOC136930701 gene encoding shieldin complex subunit 2-like, whose product MADENFFKSAKVLIFTAPVLCRGCIEKAPKIVEEGNEPFDRRWRKSVVTVGENLLTSWSKQEACSSENDLTEASDIRLDYDPLAIQESVYYYLESEFNRNNRNNSSSMPVTQSSFGFETALPNTTGNIEGEESLQKEFEDLRCASQRLLAEHDTFSSSVEDGRGLKRKRDKSPSCESMTDAHLLTMEDVYTQDKYLSSSGKSRSPATTTQRKQIKLFSDPDLSSKPSDPDKEFGVFIMNTVPKVCDELTLLKDCTTENAIVNIAFIVVQVNHPRDVKIKSGANAGSFVAVSSILVADESKSCFKVTLWREASRWVDRVSAGDFAVATGVKVGKWRDEYVGQTTFKSSFYNLHQPKSVLSHACLKLVSQERANNLSGWARSEHPYLFAVSRVKKAVELTEIAQLRDNTLVNFRGKVISVCMNSTSTTYRFGDQQLAKITVVLAERPGDMIKLSLWGRQSQWMNQLQEGLGSIWEFQYFAVKYSADTGCVSLHTTPRSTKKKLITDEDRKAKLIGAQSHESANDRRKFSSVRDLLQSKYTGLAEIKANIASLQFHCGQDEVIIIDQTTRSNNQLKDKIDKLVYIGCGSCSRALDQDHNGIYGQCVHCVTANPDYQYTVEYYYKPVRLLVRDACATLKIEASSRVVSCLFKDYPAKSSMQKQVDASSHDDSFVESFIAFLNSLVNGVKRKMLIACHVDVDENSFVKNRSFTLLEIQV is encoded by the exons atggcggatgaaAACTTCTTCAAATCTGCTAAAGTGTTGATTTTTACGGCGCCGGTTTTGTGCCGTGGATGTATTGAAAAGGCGCCAAAAATTGTTGAAGAGG GAAACGAACCATTTGATCGTCGGTGGAGGAAATCAGTCGTAACTGTCGGTGAAAACTTACTTACTTCTTGGAGTAAACAAGAGGCGTGTAGCAGTGAGAACGATCTCACTGAAGCTAGTGACATCAGGTTGGATTATGATCCACTAGCAATACAAGAGTCAGTTTATTACTACTTGGAAAGTGAGTTCAATCGAAACAACAGG aACAACAGCTCCTCAATGCCTGTAACCCAGTCTTCGTTTGGTTTTGAAACTGCACTGCCAAATACTACGGGTAACATTGAAGGCGAGGAATCTTTGCAGAAGGAATTCGAAGATTTACGATGTGCAAGTCAGAGGCTTCTTGCTGAACATGACACTTTCAGCTCAAGTGTCGAAGATGGGAGAGGACTCAAAAGAAAACGCGACAAGAGTCCCAGTTGTGAATCTATGACCGATGCACATCTCTTGACCATGGAGGATGTATATACTCAAGACAAATACCTTTCTTCATCTGGTAAAAGCAGAAGCCCAGCAACCACAACACAGAGGAAACAGAtcaaattattttcagatcCTGATCTTTCCTCAAAACCTTCAGACCCTGATAAAGAATTTGGGGTTTTCATAATGAATACAGTTCCCAAAGTTTGTGATGAATTAACCCTGCTCAAAGACTGTACGACAGAAAACGCAATCGTTAATATAGCGTTTATCGTCGTGCAAGTCAATCACCCTCGGGATGTAAAGATCAAATCTGGAGCTAATGCGGGGAGTTTTGTAGCAGTCTCATCTATTCTAGTTGCTGATGAATCGAAGTCTTGCTTCAAAGTAACACTTTGGAGAGAGGCTTCAAGATGGGTAGACAGAGTAAGCGCAGGAGATTTTGCTGTTGCAACTGGAGTCAAGGTTGGAAAGTGGCGTGATGAGTATGTTGGCCAAACAACATTCAAGTCGAGTTTCTACAATCTACATCAACCAAAATCTGTGTTGTCCCATGCGTGTTTAAAGTTAGTCTCCCAAGAAAGAGCCAACAATCTTTCTGGCTGGGCGAGATCAGAGCACCCTTACCTCTTTGCTGTTTCACGTGTCAAGAAGGCTGTGGAATTGACTGAAATAGCGCAGCTACGCGATAACACTTTGGTGAACTTCAGAGGAAAAGTGATAAGTGTGTGCATGAATTCTACATCAACTACTTACCGTTTTGGTGATCAGCAGCTGGCGAAGATAACAGTTG TTTTAGCTGAGCGACCAGGCGACATGATCAAGCTTTCTCTGTGGGGAAGACAATCTCAGTGGATGAATCAACTGCAAGAAGGTCTGGGAAGTATTTGGGAGTTCCAGTACTTCGCAGTCAAATACAGCGCGGATACCGGGTGTGTCTCCCTGCACACGACACCAAGGTCAACGAAGAAAAAGCTTATCACGGATGAAGACAGAAAGGCGAAATTAATTGGGGCTCAATCTCATGAAAGTGCCAATGACAGGAGAAAATTCTCGAGTGTACGCGATTTGCTGCAGTCGAAGTACACAGGTTTAGCCGAAATTAAAGCTAATATCGCATCGTTGCAATTTCACTGTGGACAAGACGAAGTCATTATTATCGACCAAACTACACGCTCGAATAATCAACTCAAAGACAAGATTGACAAATTAGTTTACATTGGCTGCGGATCTTGCTCGCGGGCTCTTGACCAAGATCACAACGGTATTTACGGTCAGTGTGTCCACTGCGTGACGGCCAATCCCGATTATCAATACACCGTTGAGTATTATTACAAACCGGTGAGATTACTTGTGAGAGACGCATGCGCGACCTTAAAAATAGAAGCGTCCAGTCGCGTCGTTTCCTGCCTTTTTAAGGACTATCCTGCTAAGTCATCGATGCAAAAACAAGTTGATGCTTCATCGCATGATGATAGTTTTGTAGAGAGTTTTATAGCGTTTTTGAACTCGCTCGTTAATGGagtgaagcgcaaaatgctaaTTGCCTGTCATGTTGACGTCGACGAAAATAGCTTCGTTAAGAACAGAAGTTTCACTCTCCTGGAAATTCAGGTATAA